The proteins below come from a single Geobacillus thermoleovorans genomic window:
- a CDS encoding alkaline phosphatase, with product MFQSKRRTALLIAVLSAGLALHQAGQDAWAAPAKQSKPSEVKNVVLFVGDGMGTAHRNAIRLATKGIAGELEMDDMPYSGLVHTNSADSKSFITDSAAAATAIASGVKTYNGAISVDLQGKPVETILEQAKKAGKATGLVTTAQVTDATPAAFAAHTANRSAQSDIAKQYIEQTKVDVILGGGEDYWYPAGNPGYYPDHPAEDPEEASKGTQGNLVERAKQLGYTYVRTADELKQASGRKLLGLFANEEMFQQRPEGEGDVYNPVVPLPDMTKKALDVLSQNKKGFFLVVEEEAIDEMSHENNGSLMIKAGQQLDEAVAVAKQYAKRHRDTLVLVLADHECGGLTIETPGGTDESGDGKTISGEDGPFPIARSTQTFALDWTTTGHTAADVPLTAMGPGAERFTGIYENTRIHDILEQLLFGKSRR from the coding sequence ATGTTCCAATCGAAACGCCGCACGGCTTTGCTCATCGCCGTGCTGAGCGCCGGACTGGCGCTGCATCAAGCCGGACAAGATGCATGGGCCGCCCCAGCGAAACAATCGAAGCCGTCTGAGGTGAAAAATGTCGTCCTTTTTGTCGGCGACGGCATGGGCACAGCGCATCGCAACGCCATTCGCCTTGCCACAAAAGGGATCGCTGGAGAATTGGAGATGGACGATATGCCATACAGCGGGCTTGTCCATACGAACTCCGCCGACTCGAAGTCATTCATCACCGACTCCGCTGCGGCGGCGACCGCGATCGCCTCAGGCGTGAAAACGTACAACGGCGCCATCTCTGTTGATCTGCAAGGAAAACCAGTGGAAACGATTTTGGAACAAGCAAAAAAAGCCGGCAAGGCAACAGGGCTTGTCACGACCGCCCAAGTGACGGACGCCACGCCGGCTGCGTTTGCCGCCCACACCGCCAATCGCTCTGCCCAAAGCGACATCGCCAAGCAATACATCGAACAAACGAAAGTGGATGTCATTTTGGGCGGCGGGGAAGATTACTGGTATCCTGCTGGAAATCCTGGCTATTACCCCGACCATCCAGCCGAAGATCCGGAAGAAGCAAGCAAAGGCACGCAAGGAAACTTGGTTGAACGCGCCAAGCAGCTCGGCTACACGTACGTCCGCACCGCCGATGAGCTGAAACAAGCGTCCGGCCGCAAGCTGCTTGGACTGTTTGCCAACGAAGAAATGTTCCAGCAGCGCCCCGAAGGAGAAGGAGATGTGTACAATCCCGTTGTGCCGCTGCCCGATATGACAAAAAAAGCGCTTGACGTGCTGTCGCAAAATAAAAAGGGCTTTTTCCTCGTTGTCGAAGAAGAAGCCATTGATGAAATGAGCCATGAAAACAACGGATCGCTCATGATCAAAGCGGGCCAGCAGCTTGACGAAGCGGTCGCCGTAGCGAAACAGTACGCCAAGCGCCATCGGGATACGCTCGTCCTCGTGCTCGCTGACCATGAATGCGGCGGCTTGACGATCGAAACGCCGGGCGGCACGGATGAGTCGGGAGACGGCAAAACGATCTCCGGCGAAGACGGTCCGTTTCCAATTGCCCGCTCTACGCAAACGTTCGCCCTCGACTGGACGACAACAGGCCACACCGCCGCCGATGTGCCGCTGACTGCCATGGGCCCGGGAGCGGAGCGATTCACCGGCATTTATGAAAATACGCGCATTCATGACATTCTCGAACAATTATTGTTTGGAAAAAGCAGAAGATAA
- the crcB gene encoding fluoride efflux transporter CrcB, translating to MYAPLFVAIGGFFGAMARYLVSRWTARRSPRFPLGTLIVNLLGSFLLGWLAGSGAADAAKLLVGTGFMGAFTTFSTLKWESVQMMQQRQWAKVVVYLAATYLCGVWLAWLGYHVGR from the coding sequence ATGTACGCACCGCTGTTTGTGGCGATCGGCGGTTTTTTCGGCGCCATGGCCCGCTATCTCGTCAGCCGCTGGACGGCTCGGCGTTCGCCGCGTTTTCCGCTCGGGACGCTCATTGTCAACTTGCTTGGGTCCTTCTTGCTCGGCTGGCTCGCCGGAAGCGGCGCCGCCGATGCCGCAAAACTGCTTGTTGGCACGGGCTTTATGGGCGCGTTCACCACGTTTTCGACCTTAAAATGGGAAAGCGTGCAAATGATGCAGCAACGCCAATGGGCGAAGGTTGTCGTTTATTTGGCGGCTACGTATTTGTGTGGCGTGTGGCTCGCGTGGCTTGGCTATCACGTGGGGCGGTGA
- the crcB gene encoding fluoride efflux transporter CrcB, which yields MVYLAVGIAGMIGALVRYGLGLVVPAAAVGGFPLGTLFINWTGSFLLSWFTVMFTRRPAWPPWLKTAVTTGFVGSYTTFSTLSVECVELMEQGRFGMAAVYIAASLFGGLLASWAGYAAAQPERKEGIG from the coding sequence TTGGTCTATCTCGCTGTCGGCATCGCCGGCATGATCGGCGCGCTTGTCCGCTATGGCCTCGGTTTGGTTGTTCCCGCCGCCGCCGTCGGCGGCTTTCCGCTCGGGACGCTTTTCATCAACTGGACAGGCTCGTTTTTGCTCAGCTGGTTCACCGTGATGTTCACCCGCCGCCCCGCGTGGCCGCCATGGCTGAAAACAGCCGTAACGACCGGGTTCGTCGGTTCGTATACGACGTTTTCGACGCTTAGTGTTGAATGTGTGGAATTGATGGAACAAGGGCGCTTTGGCATGGCGGCCGTTTATATCGCTGCCAGCCTGTTTGGCGGGTTGCTCGCCTCATGGGCTGGATATGCCGCCGCTCAACCGGAACGGAAGGAAGGGATTGGATAA
- the modA gene encoding molybdate ABC transporter substrate-binding protein: MRKMAWLVAVVLLFGLYGCDSGSKEGAGQTKSADKVELTISAAASLQEALEEAKTAFERKHPNIRIQYNFGASGALQKQISEGAPVDLFFSAAAEPFEELKKEGLIDSKHEKTVLANELVLIVPKQGEEAIQSLDDITRAKRVAIGIPESVPAGMYAKQTLEHAGLWEKVKPHLVLAKDVRQVLTYVETGNVDAGFVYRTDALVSDKVKIAASVPSGMHDPIVYPLGVVKTSKHLKEARELYDYLTSEQALQIFEQHGFRPSR; encoded by the coding sequence ATGCGAAAAATGGCATGGCTTGTCGCGGTGGTCTTGTTGTTCGGCTTGTATGGCTGCGACAGCGGTTCGAAAGAGGGGGCTGGGCAAACGAAATCGGCGGACAAAGTGGAGCTCACTATCTCCGCCGCGGCCAGTCTGCAAGAAGCGCTGGAAGAAGCGAAAACGGCGTTTGAACGAAAGCACCCGAACATCCGCATCCAATATAATTTTGGCGCGTCGGGCGCCTTGCAAAAACAAATTTCCGAAGGGGCGCCGGTCGATCTCTTTTTCTCCGCGGCTGCCGAGCCATTTGAGGAACTGAAAAAGGAAGGGCTGATCGATTCCAAACACGAAAAAACCGTGCTCGCCAACGAGCTGGTGCTCATCGTTCCGAAACAAGGAGAAGAGGCGATTCAGTCGCTCGATGACATCACCCGCGCCAAACGAGTGGCGATCGGCATCCCCGAGTCGGTGCCGGCCGGCATGTACGCGAAACAAACGCTTGAGCATGCCGGGTTATGGGAAAAAGTCAAGCCGCACCTTGTTCTTGCCAAAGACGTCCGCCAAGTGTTGACGTATGTCGAAACGGGCAACGTCGACGCCGGGTTTGTGTACCGGACGGACGCGCTCGTGTCGGACAAAGTCAAGATCGCCGCCTCCGTGCCAAGCGGCATGCACGACCCGATCGTCTATCCGCTTGGTGTTGTCAAGACGAGCAAACATCTCAAGGAGGCGCGGGAGTTGTATGATTATTTGACGAGCGAACAAGCGCTCCAAATATTCGAACAACACGGGTTCCGACCAAGCCGTTGA
- a CDS encoding helix-turn-helix transcriptional regulator — protein MPEPQSYTIEEIASLLKVSKLTVYDLVKKGKLPAFRVGRQMRITADDLKRYIAGQKGEASTVSPAVSRPTETAFRPIIISGQDMALDLLGAHLEKGGPYQSLRTYTSSLNGLIALYKGQCDIVSVHLFDGQTGEYNRPYVEKLLTGHAYIMVNLMRRPIGFYVQKGNPRGIQTWSDLGRSDVVIVNREKGAGVRVLLDEQLRLHGLSPSAIRGYEREETSHLSVASAVAAGLADVGIGTEKVARMAGVEFIPLMKEQYDVVMLRTRENEPLIAAVLNVLRSDSFRTELEALGGYDVSQTGQIIAERG, from the coding sequence ATGCCGGAGCCGCAGTCATACACGATTGAAGAAATCGCTTCCTTATTAAAGGTGTCAAAACTAACGGTGTATGATTTAGTGAAAAAAGGGAAGCTGCCCGCCTTTCGCGTTGGGCGGCAAATGCGGATCACCGCGGATGATCTCAAGCGGTACATCGCCGGGCAAAAAGGGGAGGCAAGCACCGTTTCCCCCGCCGTTTCACGGCCGACCGAAACCGCTTTTCGCCCCATCATCATCAGCGGTCAAGATATGGCGCTCGATTTGCTTGGCGCCCATCTCGAGAAAGGCGGCCCTTATCAATCGCTTCGCACCTATACGAGCAGCCTCAACGGATTGATCGCTCTATACAAAGGGCAATGTGACATCGTCAGCGTGCATTTGTTTGACGGGCAAACGGGTGAGTACAACCGTCCCTATGTTGAAAAGCTGTTGACAGGCCATGCGTACATCATGGTGAACTTGATGCGCAGGCCGATCGGGTTTTACGTGCAAAAAGGCAATCCGCGCGGCATTCAAACGTGGAGCGACTTAGGAAGGAGCGACGTCGTGATCGTCAACCGGGAAAAAGGAGCGGGGGTGCGTGTGCTCTTGGATGAACAGCTGCGCCTGCATGGGCTGTCACCGTCCGCTATTCGCGGCTATGAGCGTGAGGAGACAAGCCATTTGAGCGTCGCCTCCGCGGTGGCGGCGGGTCTCGCTGATGTCGGCATCGGCACGGAAAAAGTGGCGCGAATGGCCGGCGTCGAGTTCATTCCGCTGATGAAAGAGCAGTATGATGTCGTCATGCTGCGGACGCGGGAGAACGAACCGCTCATCGCCGCCGTCTTGAACGTGCTTCGCTCCGATTCGTTCCGCACCGAACTCGAAGCGCTTGGCGGATACGATGTGTCGCAAACCGGGCAAATCATCGCCGAACGCGGCTGA
- the pheT gene encoding phenylalanine--tRNA ligase subunit beta, which translates to MLVSYRWLGEYVDLTGITAKELAERITKSGIEVERVEALDRGMKGVVIGHVLECEPHPNADKLRKCLVDLGEDEPVQIICGAPNVAKGQKVAVAKVGAVLPGNFKIKRAKLRGEESNGMICSLQELGVETKVVPKEYADGIFVFPSDAPIGADAIEWLGLHDEVLELSLTPNRADCLSMIGVAYEVAAILGRDVKLPEAAVKENSEHVHEYISVRVEAPEDNPLYAGRIVKNVRIGPSPLWMQARLMAAGIRPHNNVVDITNYILLEYGQPLHAFDYDRLGSKEIVVRRAKAGETIITLDDVERKLTEEHLVITNGREPVALAGVMGGANSEVRDDTTTVFIEAAYFTSPVIRQAVKDHGLRSEASTRFEKGIDPARTKEALERAAALMSEYAGGEVVGGIVEASVWRQDSVVVTVTLERINGVLGTAMSKEEVAAILSNLQFPFTEDNGTFTIHVPSRRRDIAIEEDIIEEVARLYGYDRLPATLPVAEAKPGGLTPYQAKRRRVRRYLEGAGLFQAITYSLTSPDKATRFALETAEPIRLALPMSEERSVLRQSLIPHLLEAASYNRARQVENVALYEIGSVYLSKGEHVQPAENERLAGVLTGLWHAHLWQGEKKAADFYVAKGVLDGLFDLLGLSKRIAYRPAKRADLHPGRTADIVLDGRVIGFVGQLHPAVQKEYDLKETYVFELALAELLNAESEAIRYEPIPRFPSVVRDIALVVDENVEAGALKQAIEEAGKPLVKDVSLFDVYKGDRLPDGKKSLAFSLRYYDPERTLTDEEVAAVHERVLAAVEKQFGAVLRG; encoded by the coding sequence ATGCTCGTTTCTTACCGTTGGCTAGGGGAATACGTCGATTTGACGGGCATCACCGCCAAAGAGCTCGCGGAGCGGATTACGAAAAGCGGCATTGAAGTCGAGCGGGTCGAAGCGCTTGACCGGGGAATGAAAGGAGTCGTCATCGGTCATGTGCTCGAGTGCGAGCCGCACCCGAACGCGGATAAACTGCGGAAATGCCTTGTCGACTTGGGAGAGGACGAACCCGTGCAAATCATTTGCGGCGCCCCGAACGTCGCCAAAGGGCAAAAAGTCGCCGTCGCCAAAGTCGGGGCGGTGCTGCCGGGCAATTTCAAAATCAAACGGGCGAAGCTGCGCGGGGAAGAATCGAACGGTATGATTTGTTCGCTCCAAGAGCTTGGCGTCGAAACGAAAGTCGTGCCGAAAGAATACGCGGACGGCATTTTCGTCTTTCCAAGCGACGCGCCGATCGGCGCCGATGCCATCGAGTGGCTCGGCTTGCATGACGAAGTGCTTGAACTGTCCTTGACGCCCAACCGCGCCGATTGTTTAAGCATGATCGGCGTCGCCTATGAAGTCGCCGCCATTCTCGGCCGCGATGTAAAACTGCCGGAAGCGGCGGTCAAGGAAAACAGCGAACATGTCCATGAATACATTTCCGTGCGCGTTGAGGCGCCGGAAGACAATCCGCTGTACGCCGGGCGGATTGTGAAAAACGTCCGGATCGGCCCGTCGCCTCTTTGGATGCAAGCGCGTTTGATGGCGGCCGGCATTCGCCCGCACAACAACGTCGTCGACATTACGAACTACATTTTGCTTGAGTACGGCCAGCCGCTTCATGCGTTTGACTACGACCGCCTCGGTTCGAAGGAGATTGTCGTCCGCCGTGCAAAAGCGGGCGAAACGATCATCACCCTTGATGATGTCGAGCGGAAGCTGACGGAAGAACATCTCGTCATCACCAACGGCCGCGAGCCGGTCGCCTTAGCCGGCGTGATGGGCGGGGCGAATTCGGAAGTGCGCGACGACACGACGACCGTGTTCATTGAAGCGGCGTACTTTACAAGCCCGGTCATCCGCCAAGCGGTGAAAGACCACGGGCTGCGCAGCGAGGCGAGCACCCGATTTGAAAAAGGGATCGATCCAGCGCGGACGAAAGAAGCGCTCGAGCGCGCCGCGGCGTTGATGTCGGAATACGCCGGCGGCGAGGTCGTCGGCGGCATCGTCGAAGCGAGCGTGTGGCGCCAAGACTCAGTGGTGGTGACGGTCACGCTCGAACGCATCAACGGCGTCCTCGGCACGGCAATGTCGAAAGAGGAAGTGGCCGCGATTCTTTCGAACTTGCAATTTCCGTTTACGGAAGACAACGGAACGTTCACGATCCACGTCCCGTCGCGTCGGCGCGACATTGCAATTGAAGAAGATATCATTGAAGAAGTCGCCCGTTTGTACGGCTACGACCGCCTGCCGGCGACGCTGCCGGTGGCCGAGGCGAAACCGGGCGGACTCACGCCGTACCAGGCGAAGCGCCGCCGCGTCCGCCGCTATTTGGAAGGAGCCGGCTTGTTCCAAGCGATCACGTATTCGTTGACGAGCCCGGACAAAGCGACGCGCTTTGCGCTTGAGACGGCCGAACCGATCCGCTTGGCGCTGCCGATGAGCGAAGAGCGGAGCGTTCTTCGACAAAGCTTGATTCCGCATCTGCTCGAAGCGGCGAGCTACAACCGCGCCCGCCAAGTCGAGAACGTCGCCTTGTACGAAATCGGCTCTGTCTACTTGTCCAAAGGAGAACACGTCCAACCGGCGGAAAACGAGCGGCTTGCCGGCGTTCTCACCGGCTTATGGCACGCCCATTTGTGGCAAGGCGAGAAAAAAGCGGCTGATTTTTACGTCGCCAAAGGCGTTCTTGACGGGTTGTTCGACTTGCTTGGGCTGTCCAAGCGCATCGCGTACCGCCCGGCGAAACGCGCCGATTTGCATCCCGGACGGACGGCGGACATTGTGCTTGACGGCCGGGTCATCGGCTTTGTCGGCCAGCTCCATCCGGCCGTGCAAAAAGAGTACGATTTAAAAGAAACGTACGTCTTCGAGCTCGCCTTGGCCGAGCTGTTGAACGCCGAAAGTGAAGCGATCCGCTACGAGCCGATTCCGCGATTCCCGTCCGTCGTGCGCGACATTGCCTTGGTCGTCGACGAAAACGTCGAAGCTGGCGCCCTCAAGCAAGCGATCGAAGAAGCCGGGAAACCGCTTGTCAAAGACGTCTCCCTCTTTGACGTCTACAAAGGCGACCGCCTGCCGGACGGGAAAAAATCGCTCGCCTTCTCGCTCCGCTACTACGATCCGGAGCGGACGCTCACGGATGAAGAAGTCGCCGCCGTCCACGAGCGGGTGCTCGCCGCGGTCGAGAAACAATTTGGCGCGGTGCTGCGCGGGTAA
- the pheS gene encoding phenylalanine--tRNA ligase subunit alpha has product MKERLYELKRQALEQIGQARDLRMLNDVRVAYLGKKGPITEVLRGMGALPPEERPKIGALANEVREAIQQALEAKQAKLEQEEVERKLAAEAIDVTLPGRPVSLGNPHPLTRVIEEIEDLFIGMGYTVAEGPEVETDYYNFEALNLPKGHPARDMQDSFYITEEILLRTHTSPMQARTMEKHRGRGPVKIICPGKVYRRDTDDATHSHQFTQIEGLVVDRNIRMSDLKGTLREFARKLFGEGRDIRFRPSFFPFTEPSVEVDVSCFRCEGRGCGVCKGTGWIEILGAGMVHPNVLEMAGFDSKTYTGFAFGMGPERIAMLKYGIDDIRHFYQNDLRFLRQFLRV; this is encoded by the coding sequence GTGAAAGAACGGCTGTACGAGCTGAAACGCCAGGCGCTCGAACAAATCGGCCAAGCCCGCGACTTAAGAATGCTAAACGACGTGCGCGTCGCCTATTTAGGCAAAAAAGGGCCGATCACCGAAGTGCTGCGCGGCATGGGGGCATTGCCGCCGGAAGAGCGCCCGAAAATCGGCGCGCTTGCCAATGAAGTAAGAGAGGCAATCCAACAGGCGCTGGAAGCGAAACAAGCGAAACTGGAACAGGAGGAAGTGGAGCGGAAGCTGGCTGCCGAGGCGATTGATGTGACGCTGCCGGGCCGGCCTGTGAGTCTTGGCAACCCGCATCCGCTGACGCGTGTCATTGAAGAAATTGAAGACTTGTTTATCGGCATGGGCTATACGGTCGCCGAAGGGCCGGAAGTGGAGACCGACTATTACAACTTTGAGGCGCTCAACTTGCCGAAAGGCCATCCGGCCCGCGATATGCAAGATTCGTTTTACATCACGGAAGAGATTTTGCTTCGCACCCATACGTCGCCGATGCAGGCGCGGACGATGGAAAAGCACCGCGGGCGCGGCCCAGTGAAAATCATTTGCCCGGGCAAAGTGTATCGCCGCGACACCGATGATGCGACGCATTCGCACCAGTTTACGCAAATTGAAGGATTGGTTGTTGACCGGAACATCCGGATGAGCGATTTGAAAGGGACGCTGCGCGAATTTGCCCGCAAGCTGTTCGGGGAAGGGCGCGACATCCGCTTCCGGCCGAGCTTTTTCCCGTTCACGGAACCATCGGTCGAAGTCGATGTGTCCTGCTTCCGCTGCGAAGGGCGGGGCTGTGGCGTCTGCAAAGGCACCGGTTGGATCGAAATTTTAGGAGCCGGCATGGTGCATCCGAACGTGCTTGAGATGGCCGGTTTTGATTCGAAAACGTACACCGGCTTTGCGTTCGGCATGGGGCCGGAGCGGATCGCGATGCTGAAGTATGGTATTGATGACATCCGCCATTTCTATCAAAACGATCTACGTTTCTTGCGGCAATTTTTGCGTGTGTAA
- a CDS encoding TrmH family RNA methyltransferase yields MKRIESPKNARVKQWKKLLTKKGRDETGLFLLEGFHLVEEAIKSNAPLVELIVDERTAVPPGWNVTGVPVTIVTEAVMRAISSTETPQGIAAVCRQLSTELEGVKTALLIDAVQDPGNLGTMIRTADAAGIDAVILGEGCADLYNPKVVRATQGSLFHLPVVKGDLAQWIARFKEQGIPVYGTALENAVDYRTVPQSSSFALLVGNEGSGVRPDLLRLTTENVYIPIYGRAESLNVAVAAGILLYSLQAVR; encoded by the coding sequence GTGAAGCGGATCGAATCGCCGAAAAATGCGCGCGTCAAACAATGGAAAAAGCTGCTGACAAAAAAAGGGCGCGATGAGACCGGATTGTTTTTGCTTGAAGGGTTTCATCTTGTCGAAGAGGCCATAAAAAGCAACGCGCCCCTTGTCGAGCTGATCGTTGATGAGCGGACGGCCGTCCCGCCCGGCTGGAACGTCACAGGTGTCCCGGTTACGATCGTGACCGAAGCGGTGATGAGGGCGATCAGCAGCACGGAGACGCCGCAAGGCATCGCCGCGGTGTGCCGGCAGCTGTCGACCGAGCTTGAAGGCGTGAAGACCGCCTTGCTTATTGACGCCGTGCAAGATCCGGGCAATCTTGGGACGATGATCCGCACCGCCGATGCCGCTGGGATCGATGCCGTCATCCTCGGTGAGGGATGCGCCGACTTGTACAATCCGAAAGTGGTGCGGGCGACGCAAGGGTCGCTGTTTCACCTTCCGGTTGTCAAAGGCGATCTGGCACAATGGATCGCGCGTTTCAAGGAGCAGGGCATTCCGGTGTACGGCACCGCCTTGGAGAACGCCGTCGATTACCGCACCGTTCCACAATCGTCTTCGTTCGCCTTGCTCGTCGGCAATGAAGGAAGCGGCGTCCGACCCGACCTGCTGCGCCTAACGACAGAGAACGTGTACATCCCGATTTACGGCCGCGCCGAGTCGCTGAACGTCGCCGTTGCGGCCGGAATTTTGCTTTATTCCTTGCAGGCGGTGCGGTAA
- the msrA gene encoding peptide-methionine (S)-S-oxide reductase MsrA produces MEKATFAGGCFWCMVTPFEELDGIYGIVSGYTGGHVENPTYEQVKTGTTGHYEAVQITFDPDVFPYERLLELYWCQIDPTDDGGQFHDRGPQYRTAIFYHNEKQRQLAEQSKRALEESGRFSKPIVTKILPATTFYPAEEYHQNYHKKNPEHYKQDRAASGRDEFIAKHWGTKR; encoded by the coding sequence ATGGAGAAAGCGACATTCGCCGGCGGCTGCTTTTGGTGCATGGTGACGCCGTTTGAGGAGCTCGATGGCATTTACGGCATCGTCTCCGGCTATACAGGGGGACATGTGGAAAATCCAACATACGAGCAAGTGAAAACCGGCACGACCGGCCACTACGAAGCGGTGCAAATCACCTTCGACCCGGACGTCTTTCCGTATGAGCGGCTCTTGGAGCTGTATTGGTGCCAAATCGACCCGACCGATGACGGCGGCCAGTTTCACGACCGCGGGCCGCAATACCGGACGGCGATTTTTTACCATAACGAAAAACAGCGCCAGCTCGCCGAGCAGTCAAAGCGGGCGCTCGAGGAAAGCGGGCGCTTCTCCAAGCCGATCGTGACGAAAATTTTGCCGGCCACCACGTTTTATCCGGCGGAAGAGTACCATCAAAACTATCATAAGAAAAATCCGGAACATTACAAGCAAGATCGAGCCGCCTCGGGGCGTGACGAATTTATCGCCAAACATTGGGGGACGAAGCGGTGA
- the sspI gene encoding small acid-soluble spore protein SspI, giving the protein MDLNLREAIMHNVANNSKEQLEHTIEDAIQRGEEKYLPGLGVLFEAIWTHANEQQKDMMLTTLEQAVKQ; this is encoded by the coding sequence ATGGATTTGAACTTGCGGGAAGCCATTATGCACAACGTAGCCAACAACTCGAAAGAGCAGCTGGAACATACGATCGAAGATGCGATCCAACGAGGCGAGGAAAAATATTTGCCCGGCCTCGGTGTCCTCTTTGAAGCCATTTGGACGCATGCCAATGAGCAACAAAAAGACATGATGCTCACAACACTCGAGCAGGCGGTTAAACAATGA